In the genome of Kluyveromyces marxianus DMKU3-1042 DNA, complete genome, chromosome 1, one region contains:
- the NCB2 gene encoding negative cofactor 2 transcription regulator complex subunit NCB2 — MVGEVDDVTLPKATVQKIISEVLDSDLTFSKEAREIIIECGVEFIMMLAGSASEIADKELKKTIAPDHVIKSLQDLEFDEFIPPLEEILHQHKENQKIRERRDAKFKKSGLSEEELLRQQEELFRQSRSRLQQTSSVSDVSGNEPETGLKTEEF; from the coding sequence atgGTAGGAGAAGTAGACGATGTTACGTTGCCGAAAGCTACGGTACAAAAAATCATATCGGAGGTGCTGGATTCGGACCTTACGTTCAGCAAGGAGGCACGAGAGATAATAATAGAGTGTGGTGTGGAGTTTATCATGATGTTGGCTGGGTCTGCCAGCGAGATTGCGGAcaaagagttgaagaagacgatAGCGCcagatcacgtgatcaaaTCATTGCAAGATCTTGAGTTTGATGAGTTCATACCACCATTGGAGGAGATATTGCACCAGCACAAGGAGAACCAGAAGATAAGGGAGAGACGAGATGCGAAGTTCAAAAAGTCTGGGCTTTCGGAAGAGGAATTGCTACGACAACAAGAGGAGTTGTTCAGACAGTCCAGATCGAGATTGCAGCAAACGTCTTCTGTGTCGGACGTTTCCGGTAATGAGCCGGAAACTGGTTTGAAAACCGAAGAGTTTTGA
- the UTP5 gene encoding Utp5p gives MATDSPVVLSQYDPSGQYLAYVSTALDKQRVSVEPTSISKSSLVNENFLYLEGQGVYCTSIQWITFNETLLVVLGLSQGEIWLYSPLTNEVVTKLSTGSTFPVLDFQHSENSNTKAWCVTGDDTIIQFDMVSQSVSSKFKLDECKDLKKVCVVSDERILVASHQIFLVDTKTKKLVQQYPGHISPVSFLQLTADASAFLSGSQDDRFLNVYELETGKTKSVLAAHSNIQNVSISKSWSHVSAITEDGDIAIFEEPLVTVNTGNKRRAGKISKQSNKSITLLRANSSTRLKIFQSYVTEDTVNFSWLENATIPYFDQLRLEDLSEPITTISKPLPSLNSQQTRNKENSDISSAKIYKEGNATVTSGDNFKHVESIIKSLDQAEGEDVAESLQDKLNIISPPSKKPKEKRRANAGTSAVVLGQALKSNDHALLESVLNTRDEKIIQATITRLSPQLATVLLERLAERIARQTHRQGSLNVWVKWCLIIHGGYLVTIPNLLSSLSSLHSTLKRRADLLPKLMALDARISHSLDQLYSKRAVQYGKSQDQLLEEVNGNAYELDEEEEEEDVEYIEELDDAGLIDDGEDDSMDSDDEEDSASEEPAYTEEGFQDDDEMKIDVEEGYSDEEV, from the coding sequence ATGGCTACCGATTCGCCAGTGGTTTTGTCGCAATATGATCCAAGCGGTCAATATCTAGCATATGTTTCAACAGCATTGGATAAGCAACGTGTTTCTGTGGAACCAACAAGTATTTCCAAGTCCAGCCTTGTCAATGAAAACTTCTTGTACCTTGAAGGCCAAGGTGTGTACTGTACGAGCATTCAGTGGATTACGTTCAACGAAACGCTTTTGGTTGTGCTTGGGTTGAGCCAAGGTGAAATATGGTTGTACTCGCCACTTACCAATGAGGTTGTGACCAAGCTAAGTACGGGATCTACATTCCCTGTGCTTGACTTCCAACATTCCGAAAACAGCAATACCAAGGCATGGTGTGTGACTGGGGACGATACTATTATTCAGTTCGATATGGTTTCTCAAAGCGTCTCTTCGAAGTTTAAGCTAGATGAGTGCAAAGACCTAAAGAAAGTTTGCGTTGTGAGCGATGAGCGCATTCTTGTCGCTTCCCATCAGATATTCCTAGTTGatacaaaaacaaagaaactaGTACAGCAATACCCAGGCCATATTTCCCCTGTGTCGTTCCTACAATTAACGGCAGATGCTTCAGCATTCCTCAGTGGGTCGCAAGATGATAGATTCTTGAACGTTTACGAATTGGAAACAGGTAAGACCAAGTCGGTCCTAGCTGCTCATTCCAATATCCAAAATGTGTCTATATCGAAAAGTTGGTCACACGTATCAGCCATCACCGAAGATGGTGACATTGctatctttgaagaaccTTTGGTGACTGTAAACACGGGGAACAAGAGACGTGCAGGAAAAATCTCGAAACAATCTAATAAATCCATAACGCTATTGAGAGCTAACTCATCAACAAGACTAAAAATCTTCCAAAGTTATGTCACTGAGGATACTGTTAACTTCTCGTGGTTGGAAAACGCTACTATCCCATACTTCGATCAGCTAAGACTAGAAGATTTGTCTGAGCCAATCACTACTATCTCGAAGCCATTACCTTCTCTAAACTCGCAACAGACtagaaacaaagaaaatagTGATATCTCTTCTGCCAAGATATACAAAGAAGGGAACGCGACCGTCACTTCCGGTGATAACTTCAAGCATGTGGAATCGATTATTAAGAGTCTTGATCAGGCCGAAGGTGAAGATGTGGCAGAGAGTTTACAGGATAAGTTGAATATCATTTCACCACCTTCTAAAAaaccaaaggaaaagagaagagcaAATGCAGGAACATCAGCTGTTGTGTTGGGACAAGCCTTGAAATCAAATGACCACGCTCTTTTGGAATCTGTTTTGAACACCCGTGATGAAAAGATCATCCAAGCTACTATAACTAGACTATCCCCACAACTTGCAACAGTGCTCTTGGAAAGATTGGCAGAACGTATAGCCAGACAAACTCATAGACAAGGCTCCTTGAACGTTTGGGTTAAATGGTGTTTAATCATCCACGGGGGTTATTTAGTCACCATTCCAAATTTACTAAGTTCATTATCTTCACTACATTCTACTTTGAAGAGACGTGCTGATCTACTACCAAAACTAATGGCCCTAGATGCCAGAATATCCCATTCGTTGGACCAACTATATAGCAAAAGGGCCGTACAATATGGCAAGAGCCAGGACCAATTACTAGAAGAGGTCAATGGCAATGCCTATGAGCTTGAcgaggaggaagaagaagaagatgttgagTACATCGAGGAATTAGATGACGCCGGATTGATAGACGATGGTGAAGATGACTCTATGGACTCCGACGACGAAGAGGACAGTGCTTCTGAAGAACCTGCGTACACGGAAGAAGGTTTCcaagacgatgatgaaatgaaaatagaTGTAGAAGAAGGCTACTCCGACGAAGAAGTCTAA
- the HPT1 gene encoding hypoxanthine phosphoribosyltransferase: MSAEDKQYISYNNVHQLCQESAERVKKFKPDIIIAIGGGGFIPARILRTFLKEPGVPTIRIFAIILSLYEDLYTVGSEAENVGITVQRTQWIDYEQCKLDLVGKNVLIVDEVDDTRTTLHYALNELEKDSEQQAKAKGIDLEKQPEMRTKFGIFVLHDKVKQKKADLPEEILNDDTRYIAGRRVPDKWFAYPWESTDIVYHTKMAMEQGNDVFLP, translated from the coding sequence ATGTCAGCTGAAGATAAGCAATACATCTCTTACAACAACGTACACCAGTTGTGTCAAGAATCGGCAGAAAGAGTGAAGAAATTTAAGCCAgatatcatcatcgctaTTGGCGGTGGTGGTTTTATTCCAGCCAGAATTCTTCGTactttcttgaaagaacCTGGTGTTCCAACCATCAGGATATTCGCTATCATTCTTTCCTTGTACGAAGATCTATACACAGTTGGTTCTGAAGCAGAAAACGTTGGTATCACTGTTCAAAGAACCCAATGGATTGACTACGAACAATGTAAGTTGGACCTAGTCGGGAAGAACGTTTTGATCGTCGACGAAGTCGATGATACTAGAACTACCCTACACTATGCTTTGAAtgaattggaaaaggaTTCTGAACAACAAGCCAAAGCTAAGGGtattgatttggaaaaacagCCTGAAATGAGAACCAAATTTGGTATCTTTGTCTTGCACGATAAggtaaaacaaaagaaggcaGATCTACCAGAAGAGATACTGAATGATGACACTCGTTACATCGCTGGTAGAAGAGTTCCAGATAAATGGTTTGCTTATCCATGGGAATCTACTGACATCGTCTACCATACAAAAATGGCTATGGAGCAAGGTAACGATGTGTTCTTACCTTAG